A window of Populus trichocarpa isolate Nisqually-1 chromosome 17, P.trichocarpa_v4.1, whole genome shotgun sequence genomic DNA:
CCCCATCAGCACAAAACCCGCCGACCGAACCAAGTCTTCATCTCCCACAGCCGGCCAGACTCAACAAAAGCACAACTACCGACAGCCCCCGCCtgaaaacagagaagaaggGGAAACGAAAAGAAAACACTGAGCTgcagaaaaaaaccgaaccagaGAAGCAGAtctgcaaaacaaaaacaaaaaattaaaatcgacTGTGTTGTGCGTTTTCTGTTATTGCAGGTGACGGTGGTTGTCACCACCAGCAGagaagggaaaaggaaaggaagccGAGCCAGATCCACCCGTTTTCCGGCCTTGTtcgcggcggcgcgtgaacccacgcgccgccagtggcgggGGCGCGTGGAGAGGAcacgccgccactgttcctggGGTCCATGGCTTCACAGAAACGTTCCCAGCAAATTCTAGGATTTTTTAGaggttgtttttctttgtaatttccaaagtgtaatgtaatttttgtttagtggtttttgaattttattatgtgtattgtggatgtaaaagaaaaggaaaagaaaagaagcaaaaaaatagtgaaagtgtatgggtgtgtttgtatttgtttttatggatgttttattttttatttaagataaaattgtaaagattaaagaagaatttaatattttgattggatcatggtcgagaattattaacttacatgtaagttgtatttctaatatccgatgaaaagacaattattaaaacttctttaacacatcaaagtcacgaagcagcttacctcaggtagggtgcgttaggggtgctaataccttccctaaccacaaccagtcccttacccatgaatctctgacaagaccagtacatccggtttcctagtagcccgcaatcaattactaggtggcgactccaacgaaccaatcaaatcaagcaaaacgcataacaacagaaaaaatcgccagccgacgccgcgcggattttttAGACGTGCGACAGATGTGTTATACTACTAAATTGTAATGATGAATCGTATATCCTCCATAATGTTTGCTAAAAATGATTAAGAAACTTACtatatcgataaaaaaaatgatggtctttAGCACCCTATACAACACAAATCACCTCTCGAAAGAAAGGCTGGGCAATTGCAAAAACACTATTCGTCTTCTTGCAAGGGATGGAATGTGCTATCTTTAAGAACCTGACaactacaataaatataaaatccacTTTACTTTGTGTATGAGGAAACCAAATGCAAAATCCATAGACAAGTCCTCCCATATATGTTTTTAGGAATAGGCAAATGCATATATAAACTTGCATTTTGTGCTTGCCCTTTTGCGGTTTGACAAATATAGTATTTTTGCACAAATTTACCAATATCTCGTTTCATGTAAGGCCAAAAATACCTTTCAATGAAAACATCAATAATCTTTTTTCACCCCCAAATGACCAACCAAGTCTCCTCCATGCAGATCCTGAATCATTTTCTCTCTTAATGAAATATAAGGAATGCAAAGTTAATTACCTCTCATTAAGAACCCATCATAAATGTGAAAGTCATAATTATATAGGTTTTGACTGTAACACTTCTCCCATGGCTCACCAAAATCCTCATCATAAtcatacaaatattttaaataatcaaactcaatgatctttatttttaaagtaaccAACAAAGTTGTTATTCTACTCAAAACATCAACAAGTCTATTAAAAACTCCAGCCTTAAACAAAGTTCTAATTGGGAATTACTGCTTATAAATTACTTACCTTATATGCATATCATTATTAATTCTCTTCTGACCATGAAGAAATTTTAGTGCCTCATGATTAGAGTATAACACAAACTCCTTGCCTATCAGATAGTACTCCaattttttcaaagttcaaaaaacaacacaaaactcCTTATTGTACACAGACCACTTTAATCTAACATCACTTAACTTCTCACTAAAAAATGCCACATGTCCCTTCTCTTGGGATAGTACACCATTAATTCCAACACCATAAGCATCACATCAGACCTCAAatgcttaatttttctttgatcaaAGTAAAGCTTTTTTCTACCTCTTCTCCCCAATTGAACTTCCTTTTCTTCAAGCATTCAGTAATTAGTGCAACTATGCTACTGAAGTTTCATATCAATTATCGAAAGAAGGTGGCCAATCTATGGAAACTACACACCTCACTAACTGTTTTAAGAACTAGCCAATCTCTAATAGTCGTAACCTGCTTCTAATCAACATGTAAGTCATCAGCACTAACAATGAAGccttaaaataataatcttttagATATAAACTACACCTTTTCAGGttcatatatagtttattttccATCAAAACCTCAAACTTTTTCATGGTCAATAAAAATGAAGCTACATAAGGACTAGGTCTCTCTTAAGTTTTCCTATTTCTCAATAACTCCTTTATCTTCTCCTTtaatatctcatttttttttggacttATTTAATAGTGTGGCAGATTTGGAAAGCTAGCTCTTAACACCAAATCTCTTaacaccaaatcaatttgatgttgaATGTATCTCATTAGTGGTAATCCATCCAATAACTCATCGAAGTTGAATTAGTTGAGTTGCGAGACTCTTGATTCAGGATCGATGCTAGCTCAACAATCACCTATAGACAATAAATAACTTgtgaataaattttgaaaataattggaCAGTTGATAACATGCATGAAATGAATTTAGGAAGATACTTGGCTAAGATAACCTTTCGTTCAAAAGAATGCGGCAAggatgatttttatcttttcttaagcATAATCAATCCCTTACTCGAATCTTTGGAATTAGTGCATATTTTAGGATTCATAGTCTTTTCAAAgaactaggtggcgactccaataaattttttttcaaaaatccatCAATGGCCATTTTAGAGGTCTGCTTGTATTGTGTATAGCGATAActgtattaagaaaaaatagttcaATGGCTTCAATGGCCAAAgtgaacaacaataaaaattttagagaactaaaatgaaaaaaattaactaagaacAGTGGAGTGAACAAACAAATTTGAGAGGATGAACAATATGTGTAGAATGAAACACTCActaaaatatatagttaataatttatacacaaaattttgtgaaaaaaacaaacttggtTTACAATCACAGGAGGAATTTGTTCTTGTTCATGGGTATAACACTTTATTCATGACTTAAGATATGAGTTATATGGATTAACTTAGGttaattaaagttttgttttatataaaataataaaaaacgatattatttttatttttgttttttttgttttaaaaatactcaaaataatattgtttttcaagccCAAACCTAGATAAACGTGATAAATCATTCTCAGACCAAACCTAGattttcataataatataaattacaatggCCAAGTTTTAACATGAATACAGAGGTAATGGATGAGCGGAGTGTTGGGATATTGCCATttagtggcaataccccaccactaattGTGGCTTAGTGGAAGCATCACTAATGCCACAATTAGTGGCATGATTTCGGGACCTATTGTCCCCTTGCTATTGCTGGAGAAGGTTGCCAAGaattgcctataaaagaggcatgtTTTGTGAGAGTGAGGGTTGAGAGAGTGAAGTGAACGtgagaatagagagaaagagtgagctgcaatggcagcagccttgctgccattgcagcagctgtaAGAGCACCAAAGTGAGCTGAGAGTTGAGTTAGAGTGGAtgtaatcctcctcctccatgtatctctatatctaataaaatgaacctctcccgtggatgtaggcattttgccgaaccacgtaaaatattgtctcagtgtgctttaccctcccttgagcaattatcagtacatccccggtccgcgcatgggggtgccggaatccccaacaattggtatcagagctgatggtttaaaggggtgtttaatttttgctaaaaaatgaaatttctcaaaatggtgttttgaccataccactgtatAGAGGAGgccgagacgaagccactggtgaaaacgacgtcaaaatcggacgtcggacatggccgcactctccatcactctccggcagtgcgtctgcccacgcgcgcagacgcgccccacgcgtcttcttcgcccgaATGGGCTGACCCGActcgaataccagttgacccgacccacatggctgacccggatatgaatgacgtcagcatgacataattgtgatgtcagcatgcacaataggcatgccagggatgacatcagcctgatgtaagtgtgatgtcagcatgcacagtagacatgccatgtcagcagccACATCATCGACCAGTCAGCAGACACGTCAGCACagtgggacccacctgccacatcatcagccgcgagccgagccaagtcgagccgagttgagccgagccgttttgaagccgagccgcgagccgagggataagattctgtgcagcagagtctacgtgcaaccggatctgagattgaatctgggccgctcatcaggccagaattgttttgatcaaatcgtagccgtctgaaatgcgatttggatgatttcagacttgtttccagctaatttgatcattccggatgcaatggtacggtccgatcgttgagatttgagaccaaaaaatggcggtggtgaattaacaaaagagattgcccgatcaggaggcatctgaaggtcatcatggtggtcaatggagatgaagaagaagaaggtgcacatgtttacccaattgcatgtgctgaactgctaagtggggagaaaTTTAACTgccttgaaggaaggcaaaattgggacactctagACACCCAGTTATGTGGAcaatttgaggtggagagtgaaactgatgaagaccaatcttgacgagtctaagaactggtagtctcgctagatgttgagaaatcatgtattaaaccagtatattccagatcacttgtaaaggaaagccgcaacaaagctagcaaatggttgtatatacggaaagacagtacgatggatagatatggcctaagaagttctgtctaggagattgggttttaagcgggaccagtgtgacccctccaatctttcctgggaacttgcttagtggaaggattatccatacgttactattttcgtatatatagcagtttgtaatgaaacggttgaaggctagcaggatgacggcacaagggaacagttgggttccgtatgttcaaggatctgatgaagtggtgatttctccaaagaagttagattcggtgactgtgatttctcgatgggagaattgatgaagaccctgataatggaagaggaataCAGCAAggagataaagattggcaccctattttgacttggacaggtgttatgacaggatgagctgctgttaAACATAtgcaaggaatagggagaaaatctggagaacaaaaattgcacgagggcacacggagattgtgcaggagtacccgtaggatccaacgaggtactgtaatgagacaacaggtgcaaggagaagaagtgttcccagatgaagctcagagcagagactgttaaagtttgtacaacaggaagtctcttatgctcttgatgaagacaacaggcgaagacctttccaatgcatgcaaggatggaaagagagttGTTGTAgaagcacctaattgagggggtgcaaacgcctgtgataaaaggcgaccgcctatgatgaaaggcgaagacaccaaagagagttggtgtaggtggagctgtcaagcagaaaggcgtagaagctccaaacatagaaatcgaggtggaggattgcgaggagtataccacaactttctctttctatgtagtcagttgcagtaatctctcccataagtgcacatggtggtagagacttttggagccactttgaagcatctcagctgaaggaggatgcgaccgccccatgacaacgggcgaagacaccttggagaaggtgtgtgggccgtGATAGGAGCCCCGAatcagaccgccccatgacgacgggcgaagacaccttagagaaggtgtgtgggccacgatatgagcccagttcagaacaaccccaaagccgatgtgatggctagatacaagtggacaggtgtatggatagccaatgaagtggctatgatgagtatggagacaaatgcaggattgactttcatggatattgcccccatgctaaagatcaatgagctagaagacatttgccttggacaataagtggatgacttgtggagcactaagacgcggctgctatgaagaagcagagggcatgcgcaggttccgggaacgagttaactcttgtcaaggtggtgagctcggtaatgacattgtaatactcagagtatgaagatagatatggatcaacctttatgggctgcccccatggttaaaggtggagagctacctggactcttacgactaagagcgagagactcacggagaagtaaggcgtggttcctagggtggaacagagggcaggcgcaactcctggatgagtagactcttggaagagtggtgagcttgtgatcacattgaaatactcaatgactgtcgcacttgaaaatatttgtttgagggggtgttgcaagccttggtgtaaggctagaaaaatcattccggaccgagtaTGGTTGATatgctcgaaggggaatgttgtgttgaagacgctctcagaatggaagcttggaagagctgcaaaatgcaagcttgtgctgaagaagcaaaaggacaattgcccacacaaatggcaaagggggtgattgttgggatattgccatttagtggcaataccccaccactaattGTGGCTTAGTGGAAGCATCACTAATGCCACAATTAGTGGCATGATTTCGGGACCTATTGTCCCCTTGCTATTGCTGGAGAAGGTTGCCAAGaattgcctataaaagaggcatgtTTTGTGAGAGTGAGGGTTGAGAGAGTGAAGTGAACGtgagaatagagagaaagagtgagctgcaatggcagcagccttgctgccattgcagcagctgtaAGAGCACCAAAGTGAGCTGAGAGTTGAGTTAGAGTGGAtgtaatcctcctcctccatgtatctctatatctaataaaatgaacctctcccgtggatgtaggcattttgccgaaccacgtaaaatattgtctcagtgtgctttaccctcccttgagcaattatcagtacatccccggtccgcgcatgggggtgCCGGAATCCCCAACACGGAGCGCATTGCACAAGCGAAGTTAGAATTTTATTACCGATAGAGATTTCTCTATTTTCACAAAAAACAGTTACTTACATATCTGATCTTCTGCTAAATGCTCTCAAAGTCTGGATTCTTAACTCTATCTTATTCCTAATGCCTACTGTCCATGAAAAAGTAGACAGCAAAACAAATAGACGAGCTATATATATGCTGCTGTCCTGCAATGCTATCACAtcaggtgtgtgtgtgtgtgtgtaagatATCAGAATTAAGATTCAAGGACAGTCATTACTAATGtcgtcaccaccaccaccaccaccattatcGTCCTCGGTTAGCGTGCCTGAATGGTTTGAATTAGCTGGAGCAAAGAGCAACTCCAGGCAGAAGGCAGGGCCACATATCGATCTGCCTTTAGTCCCAACTTTATCCAAATCTCGTGTTGAGAACTGCAAGTTAGAGAAGCAAACTCTGAGAAACTCTGATCAACATTCAATCCTGAACCTGATTCTTACGCCCTTAAAGCACAGGTTTGTGATCTTTTTTCCTACTCTGGAACGCTGCAGAGGGAATCCTAAACCTGTAAAATTATAACTGATAAAATTTACCTGCAGCAAGCCATTCCTAATGAAAGCTGTGTTGAAGCAGACATAGAAGAGACGCCCTCCTATCATTTTCTGGTAGAATATGACACGCACATCTCCCTTGACCTGCCAGTCatttatgatcaatttcaagTTACTGGTTTTGATTAAGGGCAACAAGTACACAAccttaaaagaatgaaaaatgttCTGAAAATAGGCTTGAGCACATGAAATGGTCATTTTGAAACAATCTCCATAGTAAACTCAAGGAGTCACAGACATCAACCATGTGAACTTGCATGCTCTAGGCTTAAATGCTAGCAAATCACTCCTATAATTGTCTATTTAAATTACTCCCAGAATTGTCTTTGTGGTTCTTCGGAATATTTGTCTGGTGTATTGCAGACTGCACAAGACTCTGAAATCTGAATGTGTGGCAGAAAATCAAAcgcaaaatatgaaaaataatttcatgtaCTCCTAAATGTTAAAGATTTGGTCTTTGCAACTTACTCGTATaggtttatcaaaataataatcaagagtGGTCTTCTGGTAGATTATAGGACTCTCTGTGTCCATTTGAACAATGAGGCGCGATTCTGCGGGTTTTaaatcctcctcttcttcttcattgccTTCCGTAAAGGAGATGTAATATTGAGGACTACTGTTTCTCTGATATCCTTTTATAATTGGTCGTAGGCAACTCTTGGCAACTTCCACAGATGGACGGTACAGCTGACCTGGAAtctgaaaaaaaaccaaagaatcaATATTTCAGATAATTTCATGTGGCTGAGAAGATACAAGTTCTGATTTTCACTCAATTGGTACCAGAATTGAACTCACAGAATCACTTAATGTGTCTTGCTAGGAAATCGAACAAACAATGGCTTCATAGCAGAGTATCAAgcaatttatttccttttaattcTCAGATTGACAAGCTGTTAATTTCCTAGTAAATTACACATGCCAGTTGCCGTCCATGTTTATTCTGGTAAAAAGAGCTGAGTAATATTAGAAATGACCACAGATAAGGACCTGAAGCAAATGCATGTGCCTGACATTAATCTCTAGCATTTACACTCGCTCCATGAATTTTAAGAATTTCAGGAGATCGTATAGTTAGCACTTAGCACTACAAACTTAAATCTGCATACGGGCAAAAAACCATAAGCAAGTAAAAAAGCTGATGTGCCTGGAAATCCGTTTGGGAGTGCCCAGTGCTTACCTCCTGTAACTCTGAGACCACAAAGAAAACGGATTCAGTGTTAACCATGTCATAAAGTCGAATTCTTCGCAATTCTCTGATACGAGATTGAGGCAAGATCACTTCAGGAGGTGTATGACCATCACCTCTATGACTATCATAAACTCTCTTGGGAAAAGAAAGTGCCTCTGCCCAGTATCCCACATAACGACGTTGGCTTGGTATTGAGACCTGCAGAGCATGCATGATACTGTGTTTAGCTGCAATTCTCTATCAGACTCCCCAAGAGAGCAGACAAACAGGTATTCAAGGGGACTTCGATTCTTCTGTAAGAATCTAATCAGAAAGATAAAACAGATAGTTGTTTACATGTATGAAAGTTG
This region includes:
- the LOC7467872 gene encoding phosphatidylinositol 3,4,5-trisphosphate 3-phosphatase and protein-tyrosine-phosphatase PTEN1, with amino-acid sequence MGLKFAKQGPGKALNTDLSHAQLSLINCITKSIYIRNWVSKHRRRMLVAGYDLDMSYITGRILAMSFPAERVRAMYRNPLWQVKSVLDMRHGEHYKIYNLCIEEAYDPSHFHGRVETYPFDDNHVPPLEMMKLFCESVGSWLSSDPRNIAVVHCMAGKGRTGLMVCAYLVYSGMTPEDALQLYANKRTTNNQGVSIPSQRRYVGYWAEALSFPKRVYDSHRGDGHTPPEVILPQSRIRELRRIRLYDMVNTESVFFVVSELQEIPGQLYRPSVEVAKSCLRPIIKGYQRNSSPQYYISFTEGNEEEEEDLKPAESRLIVQMDTESPIIYQKTTLDYYFDKPIRVKGDVRVIFYQKMIGGRLFYVCFNTAFIRNGLLQFSTRDLDKVGTKGRSICGPAFCLELLFAPANSNHSGTLTEDDNGGGGGGDDISNDCP